Proteins from a genomic interval of Spea bombifrons isolate aSpeBom1 chromosome 4, aSpeBom1.2.pri, whole genome shotgun sequence:
- the LOC128491716 gene encoding olfactory receptor 1052-like → MSSQKDLENYENQNETIVREFWILGFENIHSTKIILFLLFVINYILTLLANFTIILLVVISPHINAPMYFFLSHLSVNDILLSTAIEPEMLLIILKEGNRISKAGCFTQFYFFSVSVVNECLLLTVMSYDRYLAICNPLRYSTIMDLHLCILLASSCWVCGILFVLPHIVLLHKMTFCASNTIDHFYCDLLPLLTLSCSDTSASEIVSEINSIPLLFLPLFLISITYINIIAAILRISTSAGRQKAFSTCSSHLTSVCMYYGTLTFNYVIPSKGQYSGLQKMVSVCYTIVTPLLNPIIYSLRNEDIKTTITKYIFQNNHVNNK, encoded by the coding sequence AACGAGACCATAGTCCGTGAATTCTGGATTCTGGGATTTGAAAACATTCACAGCACTAAAATCATcctctttcttttgtttgtcaTAAATTACATTCTAACACTATTGGCTAATTTTACGATCATATTGCTGGTTGTCATATCTCCCCACATCAACGCTCccatgtacttcttcctcagcCACCTGTCTGTCAATGACATCCTTCTCTCCACCGCCATTGAACCTGAAATGCTCCTCATTATCCTAAAAGAAGGTAATCGTATCTCCAAAGCTGGCTGCTTcactcagttttattttttttcagtatctGTTGTTAATGAGTGTTTGCTCCTCACCGTGATGTCCTACGACcgatatttggccatctgtaacCCATTGCGTTATTCCACCATCATGGACCTTCATCTTTGTATTCTCCTTGCATCTTCATGTTGGGTATGTGgaatactttttgttttgccACATATTGTTCTTCTGCACAAGATGACATTTTGTGCGTCAAACACAATCgaccatttttattgtgacctACTTCCTCTTCTTACACTTTCTTGTTCAGACACATCAGCGAGTGAAATTGTAAGTGAAATTAACTCCATCCCATTATTATTTCTAccattatttcttatttctatAACTTATATAAACATCATTGCCGCCATCCTCCGGATCTCCACCTCAGCTGGGAGacaaaaagccttctccacctgcagctcccacctTACTTCagtctgtatgtattatggCACCTTAACCTTTAACTATGTGATTCCATCTAAAGGACAATACTCAGGGCTACAAAAAATGGTTTCTGTGTGCTACACGATTGTGACCCCGCTGTTGAATCCCATCATATACAGTCTACGGAATGAAGacattaaaacaacaataacaaaGTACATCTTTCAAAACAATCATGTAAATAACAAATGA